The segment TGGAAGTGAATAatcatacttaaatattgtttgtaCTTATTGTATACTGAAAATACTTCATACACCTGTCTTTGAATAATTCTTAAATGTGGAAAATTTACGTTAAACAATTTTATGGACTTAAGCCATGGGTGGGtttcactgtatgtcacagaAAACCCTCACTAAGGGACAACAAATATTAATACGTAAACAGATGGAGAAAGAGTCACAAGTTAAATGCCTAGTCCACACTCAcaattccgtagaaggaatttaGTGAGAAAAATATGACAGCGAAAACTAACACAGTGGGCGGGCACTCGGCTGTTTTCGTCGAAACAGTTACAACAAGAACATTAAATACTGATGCACAAAACCATTGGTCAACACCGCGACAAATAGATCTCCCCAGTAGATATGAACACAGTAGGCATGTCCTGTCACCCTTCTGTATGTTGCTTTTGTGCTCTTTAATGAGTGCTGAAGGGATCTGTCATTTTATTCCATGTACATGCATTCATATTAACTGTGTATCTGATAAACACAGTTCTCACATTGACATTTGGATGTGGCTGATTTTACTCTTGTGGTCATTCTTTAGATTTTGAAATTGCAGTTGAAAACTGTTCTTCAGAAGTGTTTTGTTTCCCAGTCATCTTATTGCTTCAGAGAGAAGCCACGGCCATAGGGAAGAACTATATACCTCTTGGTTTTTTCGGCCGTTTTTGTTCAGTGATGTGGGAATTGTTGGTTTTCATGTGCTGTTTTAAGATGCTTGGTTGGTGACCATTTTCTTGGACCTCGTGTTTTTAGGGATTTTGTTTATTGGCAACTGATTTTTTGTCGGAATATATTGTTTCGCTTCGGTTATTTTGAGCCTGATTTATGCCATTTTTGGTGATTGTCTGGATTGTTGGAATTGAAGTACAGGTTTTGACCTGTATTTGTCGGTTTCTTGTATACTTTAGTGAATATTTTGCAGTTTCCTTAGTCGCTGGTTATCTCGTCCTCCGGCATTGCTTTTTGCGAAATGGGCAAAGTCCGACTGACGACGAGAAATATCTAAGTCCGTCTTACCCTTCGCAGAGGTTAAGTCCCATACCGGACTTCTGTGTTTGTTGGGGCAGAGTGGCGGTCGAGGCAGGGCGGCGGCAGGTCTTCGGGGGTTTATATACCCCTCGGGTCGCCTTCCCGTATGTTCTCCGACCATCCAGAAGCTCGTGGTCTCTCCTACTCCGCTCTGGATGGTCGGAGGGGAGGGAGGTCACGTGGCTACCCCCTCCACTGCGCGGCTGTGGGCGGGGCGAGGTGGGGCGCCTGCTACACAGGGGTGCAGCGCGGGTGCTGGTTGCAGGGCGCCGCTGGGGCTGCGGCGAGGGGAGGGAGGTCACGTGGCTACCCCCTCCACTGCGCGGCTGTGGGCGGGGCGAGGTGGGGCGCCTGCTACACAGGGGTGCAGCGTGGGTGGTGGTTGCAGGGCGCCGCTGGGGCTGCGGCGCGGGGAGGCGCCCGGGGACAGCCGGCCGCCCAGCTACTGCTCCAGGGCCAGCTCGCGGCCCGGGGCGCGCCCGGCCACACAGCACAGCCGCGAGCCGGAGCCGGGCGCCGTGGTGAGCGTGATCAGCGTGACGGGTGCGGACGGCTTCAAGCTGGCGCCGCAGGACGACTCTCTGGCCGTCTCGCTGAGCAAGGGCTCCAAGCCGCGGGGCCACGTGGTGACCATCGTGCAGAGCGACGCCGAGGCGAGCCCGGTGATCGTGACGGTGTCCGGCTCCAGCAGCTGCGCGCCGCAGCCTCTGGACGGCGAGATGGAGATCCTGGCGCACTTGTAGCAGTCACTCTGTTCCTGTCTCCGACTCTTCGATAGCTTTTCTATCTTCggattattttttaactgtagCCTACTGTAACAAGTATGGAACCACGCTATAGCCAatttttgagaagaaaaaaaaagtaaaacaatgtTGATGACGTTTGCA is part of the Bacillus rossius redtenbacheri isolate Brsri chromosome 8, Brsri_v3, whole genome shotgun sequence genome and harbors:
- the LOC134535416 gene encoding uncharacterized protein LOC134535416 isoform X1, producing the protein MLRAPLGLRRGEAPGDSRPPSYCSRASSRPGARPATQHSREPEPGAVVSVISVTGADGFKLAPQDDSLAVSLSKGSKPRGHVVTIVQSDAEASPVIVTVSGSSSCAPQPLDGEMEILAHL